Proteins encoded by one window of Culicoides brevitarsis isolate CSIRO-B50_1 chromosome 2, AGI_CSIRO_Cbre_v1, whole genome shotgun sequence:
- the LOC134831127 gene encoding vacuolar fusion protein MON1 homolog translates to MDDKRDVTTPDDDETIVPGTSVVVPLVHTNEFEELTEELLNAHIGGDKTPKTGKILQIRQESLEEPETLAGPSTADAGDTHSDTGSIMTKSSSFCSAVDEDGAINIADSDDFMHDPDFLSQKLHVFILSAAGKPIYTLHGNEDKLATLFGVMQAIVSVVQSEDEDNLRAIHAGDSTFVFLNKSPIILVAVSKTKKSVPQLQMLLHDVFNQIVSTLTLSTLTKVYENRKNFDLRRLLSGSERLIHHLLLTDVRTKGISNNPFIFLTHSIRILPMQANVRDNIVSAIQNNCSKIKNLVFAILIAKSKLIALVRMKKYVIHPADLRIIFNLIDSTENFKYSESWTPICLPKFDPNGFMHAHVSYLAEDCEACLLLMSVERDHAVFSELSEAKRKITEKLRRSNCLEAINESINHKGINLRSIGLPEMRHFLYRCKSSAQLLCSEITVPYNTPEAFERLEATYFQLHDRIHSQSRPLKLIYEARETELLLVWVTQGYELFAVFEPLIDKITVINLVNKLLKWIKKEEDYLFILNAPSF, encoded by the exons ATGGACGACAAACGAGACGTTACCACGCCAGATGACGACGAAACAATTGTGCCGGGAACCTCTGTTGTCGTGCCTTTGGTCCACACGAACGAATTCGAGGAACTCACGGAAGAACTTTTAAATGCTCACATCGGCGGCGACAAAACGCCCAAAACGGGAAAAATTCTGCAAATACGACAAGAAAGTTTGGAAGAACCCGAGACACTTGCTGGACCAAGTACTGCCGATGCAGGCGACACACATTCCGACACGGGCTCAATTATGACAAAATCGAGTTCCTTTTGTAGTGCCGTCGACGAGGATGGAGCAATAAATATCGCCGATTCCGATGATTTTATGCACGATCCGGACTTTTTGAGTCAAAAGTTGCACGTTTTCATCTTATCGGCAGCGGGAAAGCCGATTTATACGCTGCACGGGAACGAAGACAAGCTCGCGACGCTGTTTGGCGTGATGCAGGCGATTGTTTCGGTCGTGCAGAGCGAAGACGAGGACAATTTGAGGGCAATTCATGCGGGAGACTCGACATTCGTGTTCCTCAATAAAAGTCCGATAATTTTAGTGGCAGTgtcgaagacgaaaaaaagtgtGCCTCAGTTGCAGATGTTGCTGCACGacgtttttaatcaaattgtgTCGACACTGACGCTCAGTACGCTCACCAAAGTCTACGAAAACCGGAAAAACTTCGATTTGCGACGTCTTTTGTCGGGCAGCGAGCGACTAATTCATCATTTGTTGTTGACTGACGTCCGAACGAAGGGAATTTCGAATAATCCGTTTATTTTTCTGACACATTCGATACGAATTCTGCCGATGCAGGCAAATGTGCGTGACAATATTGTGAGTGCAATCCAAAATAACTgctccaaaattaaaaatctcgtTTTCGCCATTCTCATCGCCAAAAGCAAACTCATCGCGTTGGTCCGCATGAAAAAATACGTCATCCATCCGGCAGATCTGCGAATTATTTTCAACCTGATCGATTCCacggaaaatttcaaatactcCGAAAGTTGGACCCCGATTTGCCTCCCGAAATTCGATCCGAACGGCTTCATGCATGCCCATGTCTCGTATTTGGCGGAAGATTGTGAGGCGTGTCTCCTGCTGATGTCCGTGGAACGCGATCATGCCGTTTTTTCCGAACTCTCCGAggcaaaacgaaaaattacggaaaagcTGCGACGTTCGAATTGCTTGGAAGCCATCAACGAATCCATCAATCACAAAGGAATTAATTTGCGGTCCATTGGATTGCCCGAAATGCGGCATTTTTTGTATCGATGCAAGTCGTCGGCGCAACTTTTGTGCTCAGAAATTACAGTACCGTATAATACTCCGGAGGCATTTGAGCGACTTGAAGCGACGTATTTTCAGTTGCACGACAGGATTCACAGTCAGTCGAGACCGTTGAAGTTGATTTATGAGGCGCGGGAGACGGAACTTTTGCTTGTTTGG gtAACGCAAGGATACGAGCTTTTTGCAGTATTTGAACCTCTTATTGACAAAATTACCGTAATAAATCTAGTCAATAAATTGCTCAAGTGGATCAAAAAGGAAGAGGactacttatttattttgaatgcgCCGagtttttag